A single Maridesulfovibrio frigidus DSM 17176 DNA region contains:
- a CDS encoding ATP-binding protein: MVKDIKYGEDPPNYFRFRLFFISAVIVFAGLIGYLLWTSYCSQLQVRRTARSFFVGESAKRAMAVSFFFSGRMTELGNLATDSDIVSLVKKTDVIDSGDLEENKLIQLSSVCDKIFETVYTKFLGFEQIFAKIAILDGQGNLLADTDSECVLISDNDIYAKYASKGKDVSFSAGNIGGVFSILVSMPIVDNSGSLGTVVGWVRAESLFESLRDMTSSPSVGSDFLIVEDIVLAISSSSALQSGQLLLMDVLGGDWSGVTRLEAGKSGRTVDYLAISSPVKKTSLNVVSLVEEQEIFGNIDPQNLLMLSIVLFLSITGGCYYLVRSIIMRQVYETRISEAGRREDAINKQRLVLKHEVEGRKLADSLRVQAESRYQEIFDNAPVGIFQIDFDGRYLTVNNALITLLRYNDADDLMSSVTSVRNQVFLNRADWDNILGELKRSGQVVRYEAECVCKDGSVLWTAGNLRLVKPEGETPGYIEGFVVDISSRKKIEQKLMINQNRLRSLFDNSPVALWELDFSKLKEKIDSCDAKNTTDIRGRLFDSMNDVLRNLGLIKIISANNLGMEFLGVKSRERLLETGFSSYLSESSWKYFRAILLDLVSGVMRHRSEFYYVRDDGTEQYFIVNCTLIPGYEDSWKRVLATVEDISEIKHIEKELRISKEEAQRANDAKGQFLANMSHEFRTPMNSIKGMAQLVETTNLSAEQREHIRLIKSSVDSLLVIVNDILDFSKMGSGHMELQAEPLEFPPFLKEMRDVMDVGAANKELDVVLKAEGLPPVIEIDSMRLRQILINLLGNAIKFTSEGTVTLTVKMLPEMTSSKKRKIYFEISDTGIGLPEEGVESLFKSFVQADPSITREFGGTGLGLAICHRLVSLMGGKLEARNSPEGGAVFYFTLLVKECFQENYSDIKALEPERLDQVADLSKVKVLVAEDSKMNQILLRKIFEKHNIEKFTIVENGKEAVDAFIAEEDFDIIFMDLQMPVMDGFEAALAIRKLHYPVRIVALTANNDDDYWLRCKQCGMDERITKPFNFDELLAELEKVA; the protein is encoded by the coding sequence ATGGTAAAAGATATTAAATACGGAGAAGATCCTCCAAATTATTTTCGTTTCCGGCTATTTTTTATTAGTGCGGTAATCGTTTTTGCAGGGCTTATCGGCTATCTGCTATGGACGAGCTATTGCTCTCAACTCCAAGTAAGGCGGACAGCGAGATCTTTTTTTGTGGGTGAGTCTGCCAAAAGAGCGATGGCTGTGAGCTTTTTCTTTTCCGGGAGAATGACCGAACTTGGTAACCTTGCCACTGATAGTGATATAGTATCTTTAGTAAAAAAGACGGACGTTATTGATTCCGGAGATCTTGAAGAAAATAAACTAATTCAGCTGAGTAGCGTCTGCGATAAAATTTTTGAGACAGTTTATACTAAGTTTTTAGGATTTGAACAGATTTTTGCTAAGATTGCGATTCTCGATGGTCAGGGGAATTTGCTTGCGGATACTGATAGTGAGTGTGTTTTAATTAGCGACAATGATATTTATGCTAAATATGCGTCAAAAGGAAAAGACGTATCATTTAGTGCGGGAAATATCGGTGGTGTATTTTCAATTTTGGTTAGTATGCCTATCGTCGATAATAGTGGGAGTCTCGGTACTGTTGTTGGGTGGGTGAGGGCTGAAAGCCTGTTTGAGAGCCTTCGCGATATGACATCTTCTCCTTCTGTCGGTAGTGATTTCCTCATTGTTGAGGATATCGTTCTGGCAATATCGAGTAGTTCTGCTCTGCAAAGTGGGCAATTGCTTCTTATGGATGTTCTTGGTGGAGACTGGAGTGGAGTTACTCGTCTCGAAGCTGGGAAGTCCGGACGAACAGTGGATTATCTTGCTATATCCTCTCCTGTGAAAAAAACATCGCTCAATGTTGTAAGCTTAGTTGAAGAACAGGAAATTTTCGGGAATATCGACCCTCAAAATCTATTGATGCTTTCAATCGTCCTTTTTCTTTCCATTACAGGTGGCTGTTATTATTTAGTTAGATCAATCATCATGCGTCAGGTCTATGAGACTCGCATTTCTGAAGCAGGCAGACGCGAAGATGCTATCAATAAGCAACGGCTGGTTCTGAAACATGAAGTCGAGGGTAGAAAGCTAGCAGACAGCCTCAGGGTTCAAGCCGAGTCCAGGTACCAAGAGATCTTCGACAATGCTCCGGTGGGCATATTTCAAATTGATTTCGATGGTAGATATTTGACGGTTAACAATGCCTTGATTACTCTTTTACGCTATAATGACGCTGATGATTTGATGAGCTCAGTTACCAGTGTCAGGAATCAAGTTTTTCTAAATAGAGCGGACTGGGATAATATTCTAGGTGAGCTTAAAAGGTCTGGTCAGGTTGTTCGCTATGAAGCCGAATGTGTATGTAAAGATGGCTCCGTACTTTGGACCGCAGGGAACTTACGGCTTGTAAAACCCGAAGGGGAAACCCCAGGGTATATTGAAGGTTTTGTCGTCGATATAAGCTCTCGCAAAAAGATTGAACAAAAACTTATGATTAATCAAAACCGCCTTCGTTCTTTATTTGATAATTCTCCTGTTGCGTTGTGGGAGCTTGATTTTTCAAAGCTGAAAGAGAAGATAGATTCGTGTGATGCTAAAAATACTACGGATATCCGTGGTCGTTTATTCGATTCTATGAATGATGTTCTCCGTAATTTAGGACTGATTAAAATCATATCTGCGAATAACCTTGGCATGGAATTTCTTGGGGTAAAGTCGCGTGAAAGACTACTGGAAACTGGTTTTTCTTCATATCTTTCAGAAAGTTCATGGAAGTATTTCAGAGCAATCCTTCTCGATTTGGTTTCGGGAGTGATGCGTCACCGCAGCGAGTTTTACTATGTTCGCGATGATGGCACAGAACAGTATTTTATTGTTAATTGTACCTTGATCCCGGGATATGAAGATTCATGGAAGAGGGTGCTAGCTACTGTCGAGGATATATCAGAAATTAAGCATATTGAAAAAGAACTGCGCATTAGCAAGGAAGAAGCACAAAGAGCAAACGACGCCAAAGGGCAGTTCCTGGCGAATATGAGTCACGAGTTTAGAACGCCGATGAATTCCATTAAAGGCATGGCTCAACTTGTTGAAACAACGAATTTATCTGCTGAGCAGCGCGAACATATACGTCTCATTAAGTCCTCTGTTGATAGTTTGCTTGTTATCGTAAATGACATTCTAGATTTTTCAAAAATGGGCTCAGGGCATATGGAATTGCAAGCTGAACCTCTTGAATTCCCACCGTTTTTAAAAGAAATGCGTGATGTTATGGACGTAGGGGCTGCTAATAAGGAACTGGATGTTGTCCTTAAGGCTGAGGGGCTTCCTCCTGTTATTGAAATTGACAGCATGAGATTGCGCCAAATTTTGATTAATCTGCTTGGAAATGCGATTAAGTTTACAAGTGAAGGGACTGTGACTCTGACCGTAAAAATGTTGCCTGAAATGACATCTTCCAAAAAGCGTAAAATTTATTTTGAAATTTCAGATACTGGTATAGGCCTTCCTGAGGAGGGAGTTGAATCTCTTTTCAAGTCCTTTGTACAGGCTGACCCTTCAATTACCCGTGAATTCGGTGGTACCGGCTTGGGACTGGCTATATGCCATAGGTTGGTAAGCTTAATGGGTGGGAAGCTGGAAGCAAGGAATAGTCCTGAAGGTGGAGCCGTTTTCTACTTTACATTGCTTGTTAAGGAATGCTTTCAAGAAAATTATTCAGATATCAAAGCCTTGGAACCAGAAAGGTTAGATCAGGTAGCAGACCTGTCAAAAGTAAAAGTGTTAGTTGCCGAAGATAGTAAAATGAACCAGATTCTGCTGCGTAAAATTTTTGAGAAACATAATATTGAGAAGTTTACCATTGTTGAAAATGGCAAAGAAGCTGTTGATGCTTTTATAGCTGAAGAAGATTTTGACATAATATTTATGGACCTTCAAATGCCTGTAATGGATGGCTTTGAAGCTGCTCTTGCTATTCGTAAACTCCATTACCCAGTAAGAATTGTCGCACTTACTGCTAACAATGATGATGATTATTGGTTGCGTTGTAAGCAGTGCGGTATGGATGAGCGTATTACTAAGCCGTTTAATTTTGATGAGCTTCTCGCTGAGCTTGAGAAGGTTGCCTGA
- a CDS encoding nitroreductase family protein has translation MMPVTIDASLCNSDGHCVRDCPASILIINEKGQAPVVNPKKAKFCINCGHCASVCPTNAITLSAFADQQPIPYTTENIADYASVESFFKSRRSVRQFKKKPLTIDEIGELIHLSAYAPSGHNAQPVSWTVLNQPEKVQELAALVIDWMAGMSITNPDMAEKMSLAAIVNAFKNGADIICRSAPAVAASWAPTVGITPDLDAIIAATHLELAAHAKGLGACWGGYVLLAAKFSEPIRTFLGVPEDHSLHGVMLLGHPSVKYSNAPPRHKAVAEKAGEGYVFPARENEH, from the coding sequence ATGATGCCAGTAACAATCGATGCAAGTCTTTGTAATTCTGATGGACATTGCGTCCGCGACTGCCCCGCCTCCATTCTTATTATTAATGAAAAGGGACAAGCTCCCGTTGTAAATCCCAAAAAAGCAAAATTCTGCATAAATTGCGGACACTGTGCTTCTGTTTGTCCGACCAATGCTATTACCTTGAGTGCTTTTGCGGACCAACAGCCCATTCCTTATACCACTGAAAATATAGCTGATTACGCATCTGTCGAATCTTTCTTTAAGAGCAGACGCTCAGTTCGCCAATTTAAAAAGAAACCTCTTACGATCGATGAAATAGGTGAGCTTATTCACCTGAGCGCCTACGCTCCTTCCGGCCACAACGCTCAGCCAGTATCATGGACGGTTCTTAATCAGCCTGAAAAAGTTCAGGAACTCGCAGCCCTTGTCATAGATTGGATGGCTGGAATGAGCATCACCAACCCTGATATGGCTGAGAAAATGTCTCTTGCGGCTATCGTTAACGCTTTTAAAAATGGGGCTGACATAATCTGCCGCAGCGCTCCGGCAGTTGCTGCAAGCTGGGCACCAACCGTTGGTATAACTCCCGACCTTGATGCCATTATCGCGGCAACTCACCTTGAGCTTGCCGCTCACGCTAAAGGACTTGGCGCATGTTGGGGCGGATATGTACTGCTTGCCGCAAAATTCAGCGAACCGATAAGAACCTTCTTGGGCGTGCCTGAAGATCATAGCCTGCATGGTGTAATGCTGCTTGGACATCCTTCAGTAAAATACAGTAACGCGCCTCCGCGTCACAAAGCGGTCGCAGAAAAAGCCGGAGAAGGATATGTCTTCCCCGCGCGTGAAAATGAACATTAG
- a CDS encoding amphi-Trp domain-containing protein produces the protein MSKDKKNKVTVTKTMTSDEAVAYLRDILKKFKEGKVNLSTDDSKLTLAPTDEISLEVKGGFKRGKSKLSMKLVWQEEETPTTVMIDKDKEEAKPKKAKAKTKPKDKKEDDDKKPKKAAAKTVKPKAKAETKAKPKAKAKPKAKPATKTEEEPKIEDKE, from the coding sequence ATGAGTAAGGATAAGAAGAACAAAGTCACTGTTACAAAGACTATGACCAGTGATGAAGCTGTGGCATATCTCAGAGATATTCTGAAAAAATTCAAAGAAGGCAAAGTCAATTTATCCACTGACGACAGCAAACTAACTCTTGCTCCCACAGATGAAATAAGCCTCGAAGTAAAAGGTGGATTCAAGCGCGGCAAAAGCAAATTAAGCATGAAGCTGGTATGGCAAGAAGAAGAAACTCCTACTACTGTCATGATCGATAAGGACAAAGAAGAAGCTAAGCCTAAAAAAGCAAAAGCAAAAACTAAGCCCAAAGACAAAAAAGAAGATGACGACAAGAAACCTAAAAAAGCTGCAGCCAAGACAGTAAAACCCAAGGCCAAAGCTGAAACTAAAGCGAAACCGAAGGCAAAGGCGAAACCAAAAGCTAAGCCTGCGACAAAAACCGAAGAAGAGCCGAAAATAGAAGATAAAGAATAA
- a CDS encoding HprK-related kinase B: protein MTTITRAELVKKYRKDFPATKSLFIRLDDIIIEIRISAGKLYRYLENYFKDFLASKQKSDILITAHECGAVDLNINYTVKQPDPGKIKIKEEFCNLSDGKVVRKMLTGMIFAFGDGENIAIGPCTENSNQVINFINTRFIEHKLNQGCFLGHAAGVIQHGRGLAIAGFSGMGKSTLALHLMSMGATFVSNDRVMVKESGEQVTFYGVAKQPRINPGTALNNPDLLPIIPLEERDHFLSISKAKLWDLEHKYDALIHECFGPEKFILRASMNALVILNWQRDESETVIKVVDPLKRKDLLPAFTKETGLFYIPDSPAKIKDQNIEDYAKLLSKTTVIEISGGVDFDMAAKICHKFMTRGTFQPTTAKHA, encoded by the coding sequence ATGACAACCATCACGCGAGCCGAACTGGTAAAAAAATACCGCAAAGATTTTCCGGCTACGAAAAGTCTGTTTATCCGCCTTGACGACATCATCATCGAAATACGGATTAGCGCGGGCAAACTATACCGTTATCTTGAGAACTATTTCAAAGATTTTCTTGCATCCAAACAAAAGAGCGACATTTTAATTACCGCCCATGAATGCGGTGCTGTAGATCTGAATATTAACTATACAGTGAAACAGCCAGATCCCGGTAAAATTAAAATCAAGGAAGAATTTTGTAATCTTAGCGATGGAAAAGTTGTGCGCAAAATGCTTACTGGTATGATCTTCGCTTTCGGGGACGGGGAAAATATAGCTATCGGCCCTTGCACTGAGAATTCGAATCAGGTGATTAATTTCATCAACACCCGTTTCATAGAGCATAAGCTCAACCAAGGGTGCTTTCTAGGCCATGCTGCAGGCGTTATTCAGCACGGGCGAGGTCTCGCTATTGCCGGATTCTCAGGAATGGGTAAATCTACTCTGGCCCTGCACCTGATGAGCATGGGAGCGACCTTCGTCAGTAATGACAGGGTAATGGTTAAAGAGTCCGGTGAACAAGTCACCTTTTACGGAGTGGCGAAACAACCTAGAATTAACCCCGGCACTGCGCTTAATAATCCAGATCTGCTACCGATCATTCCTTTAGAGGAACGTGATCATTTTCTATCTATTTCCAAGGCAAAACTTTGGGATTTAGAGCACAAATATGATGCTCTTATTCACGAATGTTTCGGTCCAGAAAAATTCATTTTACGCGCGTCGATGAATGCATTAGTAATCCTGAACTGGCAAAGAGACGAAAGCGAAACTGTCATTAAAGTAGTTGATCCGCTTAAGCGAAAAGACCTGCTTCCAGCTTTCACGAAAGAGACCGGACTGTTCTATATTCCAGACTCACCGGCCAAAATTAAAGACCAGAACATTGAAGATTACGCAAAACTTCTTTCTAAGACTACAGTTATCGAAATTAGCGGTGGAGTAGATTTTGATATGGCGGCAAAAATATGTCATAAATTCATGACGCGCGGAACTTTTCAGCCCACCACGGCAAAACACGCATAG
- a CDS encoding GAK system ATP-grasp enzyme, which yields MKIGVIGIKDAWSTEQLAEAVARKTGQKKKIFEMQDVRLDLPSGTAVVDGIDLSKLDGIIIKKIGKQYSPDLLDRLEMLRLLEGRGVKIFSSPKSILRVLDRLSCTITLQLGNIPMPPTTITENIDHALAAVEEYEEAVFKPLYSTKARGMFVLSPNPAARTTIEEYSKEKKILYIQKTIDFKDRDLGIVFLGGEYLTTYARCKANGSWNTTTVNGGKYAPVDPPKEVIELARKAQSLFNLDFTCVDVALTDDGPLVFEVSAFGGFRGLLDARGIDAASLYADYAIERIKA from the coding sequence ATGAAAATAGGTGTAATCGGGATCAAGGATGCATGGTCAACGGAACAACTGGCTGAAGCTGTTGCACGCAAAACGGGACAGAAAAAAAAGATTTTCGAGATGCAGGACGTCCGTCTTGATCTCCCTTCTGGCACAGCTGTTGTCGATGGAATCGACCTTTCAAAGCTCGATGGGATAATCATAAAAAAGATTGGCAAGCAATATTCGCCGGATTTGCTGGACCGTTTAGAAATGCTCCGCCTACTCGAAGGTCGCGGAGTTAAAATATTTTCATCCCCGAAAAGCATCCTGAGAGTTTTGGACAGGCTAAGCTGCACCATTACCTTGCAGCTCGGAAACATCCCTATGCCGCCAACGACAATTACCGAAAATATAGATCACGCTCTTGCGGCAGTTGAAGAATATGAAGAGGCTGTTTTCAAACCATTATACAGCACAAAAGCAAGGGGCATGTTTGTTCTAAGTCCAAATCCTGCAGCTCGCACCACAATTGAAGAGTACAGCAAAGAAAAAAAAATTCTCTACATCCAAAAAACTATAGATTTCAAAGACCGCGACCTCGGAATAGTCTTTCTAGGCGGGGAATACTTAACGACCTACGCACGCTGTAAGGCAAACGGATCATGGAACACTACAACTGTAAATGGCGGCAAATACGCCCCTGTAGATCCCCCGAAAGAAGTCATAGAACTTGCTCGTAAAGCACAGTCCCTTTTCAACCTCGATTTTACGTGCGTGGATGTTGCCCTGACAGATGATGGGCCACTAGTCTTTGAAGTATCAGCCTTCGGCGGGTTCCGGGGCCTTCTTGATGCGAGAGGTATAGATGCTGCGTCTTTATACGCGGACTACGCCATTGAGAGGATAAAAGCTTAG
- a CDS encoding PhoU domain-containing protein, translating to MLTFEGLDENFKFLVFEVRKQITATREFVHSPSRSLFRKITSRDDHIDNLKTIIENKSYSRINKDTELDDKTLNKIRAIQLASVNLERIGDYCVNIVNQMAYLEDKSFINRFECPEAFDIIEGTTDLIDQGFTEDNMPLALEICKSENSLDSLYKDNFNRIMAEMGSGKNIPNLVTVLFIFRYLERIGDSLLNIGEAIIFSILGERIKIEQFESLQQTLSVSGYDGAFSDIDFQGIWGSRSGCRIGHVQAKDKENGPPVAQGSIYKEGNLDKIRGERKNLKIWSEKFPNMVPDVFGYHETPDENKGSMLVEFLPGCTLDTMLLTSDDADIENGLFTLEQTLRHIWTKTINPTPFKTNYMDQLKSRQPGVLQVHPEFYRYARSPGSPELVSSEELILEAMVAENDIPAPFTVFIHGDFNCNNVVYSNSDERVRFIDLHRSRDFDYIQDVSVFLVSSFRMPVFDRPVRNKINDVISRFYSFTEEFALEHKDSTWQARMALALARSLYTSTRFEFNYGFAKDMFSRSMFLLEKINRYNGNWDEFILPEDILHY from the coding sequence ATGCTCACATTTGAAGGTTTGGACGAGAACTTTAAATTTCTTGTCTTTGAAGTAAGAAAGCAGATCACCGCAACACGGGAATTCGTGCACTCTCCGTCACGCTCTCTTTTTCGCAAAATCACCTCGCGCGACGATCATATCGATAACCTTAAAACTATCATCGAAAACAAAAGCTATTCACGCATAAACAAAGATACGGAACTTGATGATAAAACTCTGAACAAAATCAGAGCAATTCAGCTTGCCTCAGTTAACCTTGAAAGAATAGGCGACTACTGCGTTAATATTGTTAACCAGATGGCTTACCTTGAAGATAAAAGTTTTATTAACCGCTTTGAATGCCCGGAAGCTTTTGACATAATCGAAGGCACTACAGACTTAATTGATCAAGGCTTTACCGAAGACAACATGCCGCTGGCTCTTGAAATATGTAAATCCGAGAACAGTCTGGACTCGCTCTACAAAGACAATTTCAACCGCATCATGGCGGAAATGGGTAGCGGTAAAAATATACCCAACCTTGTCACAGTCCTTTTCATTTTCAGGTACCTTGAAAGAATCGGCGATTCTCTCCTGAACATAGGCGAAGCAATCATTTTTTCAATTCTCGGTGAACGTATCAAAATTGAACAGTTTGAATCTTTACAGCAAACACTATCAGTTTCTGGCTACGACGGTGCATTTTCAGATATAGATTTTCAAGGAATCTGGGGATCGCGTTCAGGGTGCCGAATCGGACACGTGCAGGCAAAGGATAAAGAGAACGGACCGCCTGTCGCGCAGGGAAGTATCTATAAAGAAGGCAACCTTGATAAGATTAGAGGGGAACGTAAAAACCTTAAAATCTGGAGCGAAAAGTTCCCGAATATGGTACCGGATGTTTTCGGATATCACGAAACTCCTGATGAAAATAAAGGTTCAATGCTTGTTGAATTTTTACCGGGTTGTACACTCGACACCATGCTTCTTACTTCAGATGACGCAGACATCGAAAACGGCCTGTTCACCCTAGAGCAAACCCTGCGACACATCTGGACAAAAACCATCAATCCCACTCCATTTAAAACCAACTATATGGATCAGCTGAAATCACGTCAGCCGGGAGTTCTACAGGTTCACCCTGAGTTTTACCGCTATGCAAGATCACCCGGATCTCCTGAATTAGTATCATCAGAAGAGTTAATACTCGAAGCTATGGTTGCGGAGAACGATATTCCAGCCCCCTTCACCGTATTCATCCACGGCGACTTCAACTGTAATAATGTTGTATACAGTAATAGTGATGAAAGAGTGCGGTTCATCGATCTGCATAGATCCCGCGATTTCGACTATATTCAGGATGTATCAGTCTTTCTCGTATCGAGCTTTCGCATGCCCGTCTTTGATCGGCCCGTACGAAACAAGATCAATGATGTAATCTCAAGATTCTACAGCTTTACTGAGGAATTCGCGCTGGAACACAAAGACTCGACATGGCAGGCACGCATGGCGCTGGCCTTAGCCCGTTCCCTCTATACGTCCACACGATTCGAGTTTAATTACGGATTTGCAAAAGATATGTTCAGCCGCTCTATGTTCCTGCTTGAAAAGATCAACCGCTATAACGGCAACTGGGACGAGTTCATTCTTCCTGAAGACATTCTTCATTATTAA
- a CDS encoding PHP domain-containing protein, with protein sequence MNTNNVCAENIKVDPEISDEDREIFFKVVSTELADWQIQQIVTPSNIYPEQKQILAVHWHPEFVPMNLISQRIEAMFPGCKDEMLIPTQHNELMSYGRYTGVEVDCYASGFNQKVQLLLHFENEKIEKAHVLKSMLAHTFKYRSSQLFEFMDSITKPIEKRVHEAARKTGVDKNLVEMVRIYVTKIQTMLDENWSAISKASVKNKLLKNYFDAMRPKYGNTLINRAQAYLKAIKVQVKADFSLKFFYRATEIIEETHALGGCVVIPHPEEFWPILLAKYDVDGIEAWNPQSQRYTDFLISVINEQNLNRASGSKEVFIFMGDDCHMSEKSKPLSTQDPLKAAREIGLQPAWDDLNIRKKLIVAGIDRQSIIKEYKARLAG encoded by the coding sequence ATGAATACAAATAATGTGTGCGCTGAAAATATTAAGGTAGATCCAGAAATTTCCGACGAAGATCGCGAAATATTCTTTAAGGTTGTCTCAACTGAGCTTGCCGACTGGCAAATTCAGCAAATAGTAACCCCTTCTAATATTTACCCTGAGCAGAAACAAATACTCGCCGTACACTGGCATCCTGAATTTGTACCTATGAACTTAATCTCCCAGCGAATCGAAGCTATGTTTCCCGGCTGCAAAGACGAAATGCTTATTCCTACCCAGCATAACGAGCTAATGAGCTATGGCCGCTACACTGGAGTTGAGGTTGATTGCTACGCTAGCGGATTCAACCAAAAGGTTCAGCTTTTGCTACATTTTGAAAATGAAAAAATTGAAAAGGCACACGTTTTAAAATCCATGCTGGCGCACACATTCAAATACCGCTCATCGCAACTTTTTGAATTCATGGATTCCATAACCAAGCCCATCGAAAAAAGAGTACACGAAGCTGCGCGAAAAACTGGAGTGGACAAAAATCTCGTTGAGATGGTCAGAATATACGTAACCAAAATTCAAACCATGCTGGACGAAAACTGGTCTGCTATTTCGAAAGCTTCCGTTAAAAACAAACTTCTCAAAAACTACTTTGATGCAATGCGCCCTAAATATGGAAACACCCTTATTAATAGAGCTCAAGCCTATCTCAAAGCAATTAAGGTTCAGGTAAAAGCCGATTTTTCATTAAAATTTTTCTACAGGGCTACTGAAATAATCGAAGAAACGCACGCCCTTGGCGGATGCGTTGTTATCCCCCATCCTGAAGAATTTTGGCCCATTTTGCTCGCCAAATATGATGTGGACGGCATTGAGGCATGGAATCCTCAATCACAAAGGTATACCGACTTCCTCATCTCAGTCATAAATGAGCAAAACTTAAACCGTGCAAGCGGAAGCAAAGAAGTATTCATCTTCATGGGCGATGACTGCCACATGAGCGAAAAAAGCAAACCACTCAGCACGCAAGACCCGCTAAAAGCTGCCAGAGAAATTGGACTGCAACCAGCATGGGACGATCTGAATATCAGGAAAAAACTAATCGTGGCCGGTATAGACAGGCAATCAATTATCAAAGAGTACAAAGCGCGGTTAGCTGGATAA
- a CDS encoding GAK system XXXCH domain-containing protein, with protein sequence MGKGNKIERSIRPEELPNFLRQMADAIETGETDGMTYFTAIEGFKKLKIKISQDPEETLITVKVKPEKNYQPATQETQNTAQDQTKDSPPKTKYTELKKRMKNSFKTIFKSIHAGVLPPERIAAQFIEDSKLMVTYEGHGEDYYDEYAGACDEFVKALENKNIEDAHKACDNINSIKAHCHSQYK encoded by the coding sequence ATGGGAAAAGGAAATAAAATTGAAAGATCCATAAGGCCGGAAGAGTTGCCCAATTTCCTGCGCCAAATGGCTGATGCCATTGAAACGGGTGAAACTGACGGGATGACCTACTTCACTGCCATCGAAGGTTTTAAGAAATTAAAGATTAAAATCAGCCAAGACCCCGAAGAAACTCTCATTACTGTAAAAGTAAAACCTGAAAAAAACTACCAACCAGCCACACAAGAGACACAAAATACTGCGCAAGATCAGACAAAAGATAGCCCACCAAAGACAAAGTACACAGAGCTTAAAAAGCGCATGAAAAACTCGTTTAAAACAATTTTTAAATCCATTCATGCAGGAGTCTTGCCTCCTGAGCGTATTGCAGCTCAGTTCATTGAAGACTCCAAATTAATGGTCACTTACGAAGGGCATGGTGAAGACTACTATGATGAATACGCCGGAGCCTGCGATGAATTCGTGAAAGCGCTTGAAAATAAGAACATTGAAGATGCTCATAAGGCTTGTGACAATATAAACAGCATAAAAGCCCATTGCCATTCTCAATATAAGTAA